A genomic region of Chryseobacterium sp. KACC 21268 contains the following coding sequences:
- the nuoF gene encoding NADH-quinone oxidoreductase subunit NuoF: MSKKLLLKNAHIEGIRYYETYRKHGGYESAEKAFKMKPEEILEEVKISGLRGRGGAGFPTGLKWSFLAKPEGVPRHLVVNADESEPGTFKDRYLMEFLPHLLIEGMLISSFVLGSNVSYIYIRGEYSWIPDILEEAIEEAKAAGFLGKNILGSGFDCEIYVQRGGGAYICGEETALLESLEGKRGNPRLKPPFPAVKGLWERPTVVNNVESIAAVVPIIEISGAEYAKIGVGKSTGTKLISACGNINKPGVYEIDMTITVEEFIYSDEYCGGIPNGKKLKACIPGGSSVPIVPANLLLKTINGEPRYMNYESLADGGFATGTMMGSGGFIVLDEDQCVVNHTMTLARFYNHESCGQCTPCREGTGWMYKILKKIEKGEGKMEDIDLLWDIQRKIEGNTICPLGDAAAWPVAAAIRHFRDEFEWHVNNPELSQTQNYGLANYADPIPAVAKS; encoded by the coding sequence ATGAGTAAAAAACTTTTACTTAAAAACGCACATATAGAAGGCATTCGCTACTACGAAACTTACCGCAAACACGGTGGTTACGAGTCGGCAGAAAAAGCCTTTAAAATGAAACCTGAAGAAATCCTGGAGGAAGTGAAAATCTCCGGACTTCGTGGTCGTGGTGGCGCTGGTTTCCCAACGGGACTCAAATGGAGTTTCCTTGCAAAACCGGAAGGCGTTCCAAGACACTTGGTCGTAAATGCCGATGAGTCTGAGCCAGGAACTTTCAAAGACAGATATTTGATGGAGTTTCTTCCTCATTTACTAATTGAAGGAATGTTGATTTCATCTTTTGTTTTAGGTTCCAATGTTTCATACATCTACATCAGAGGAGAATATTCTTGGATTCCGGATATTTTGGAAGAAGCCATCGAAGAAGCGAAAGCAGCAGGTTTTCTTGGAAAAAATATCTTGGGAAGTGGTTTCGATTGCGAGATTTATGTTCAAAGAGGTGGCGGTGCCTACATCTGTGGCGAAGAAACTGCTTTGCTAGAATCTCTTGAAGGCAAAAGAGGAAACCCAAGACTAAAACCACCTTTCCCAGCGGTAAAAGGACTTTGGGAAAGACCAACGGTTGTAAATAACGTAGAATCTATCGCCGCTGTTGTTCCTATTATCGAAATTTCTGGCGCTGAATATGCTAAAATCGGTGTTGGAAAATCAACTGGAACCAAATTGATTTCGGCTTGTGGAAACATCAACAAACCAGGCGTTTACGAAATTGATATGACCATTACGGTTGAGGAATTTATTTATTCTGATGAATATTGTGGTGGCATCCCGAACGGTAAAAAGCTGAAAGCTTGTATTCCTGGCGGAAGTTCCGTTCCAATCGTTCCTGCAAACTTATTACTGAAAACCATCAATGGTGAACCAAGATATATGAACTACGAATCCCTTGCTGACGGTGGTTTTGCTACCGGGACGATGATGGGTTCAGGTGGATTTATAGTTTTGGATGAAGACCAGTGTGTGGTCAATCATACAATGACATTAGCAAGATTCTACAACCACGAGAGTTGTGGACAATGTACGCCTTGCCGTGAAGGAACGGGCTGGATGTACAAAATATTGAAAAAAATAGAAAAAGGAGAAGGCAAAATGGAAGACATCGATTTGCTTTGGGACATCCAGAGAAAAATCGAAGGTAATACCATTTGTCCTTTGGGAGATGCTGCTGCCTGGCCGGTTGCTGCTGCTATCAGACACTTCAGAGATGAATTTGAATGGCACGTGAACAACCCTGAGCTCAGCCAAACCCAAAATTACGGATTGGCAAATTATGCAGACCCAATCCCGGCAGTAGCTAAATCATAA
- a CDS encoding 2Fe-2S iron-sulfur cluster-binding protein, giving the protein MSEEVKKFKVTIDGQTTEVLPGTSILEAARQIGGKSVPPAMCYYSKLETSGGRCRTCLVEVSKGSEADPRPMPKLVASCRTGVMDGMEVKNLSSEKAQEGRKAVTEFLLVNHPLDCPVCDQAGECHLQDLGYEHGNLETRTEFERNTYDADDIGPNIKLNMNRCILCARCVLAANQLTEKREHGILYRGDHAEISTMLNKALDNDFIGNVIDVCPVGALTDRTARFTSRVWFTKPYNATCSCTKCSGKAVVWMKGNEVVRVTARKDQYGEVEEWICDECRFHKKDTALWNIEGPRHIDRHSVISLNHYEKKTDSYNVLENFEAKEIGVSDEKEIEKLDNETI; this is encoded by the coding sequence ATGAGCGAAGAAGTCAAAAAATTTAAAGTTACCATAGACGGACAAACGACTGAAGTTTTGCCTGGCACTTCTATTTTGGAAGCTGCAAGACAAATCGGAGGAAAATCTGTGCCGCCAGCTATGTGTTATTATAGCAAACTGGAAACCAGCGGAGGCCGATGCAGAACGTGTTTGGTAGAAGTATCAAAAGGTTCCGAAGCAGACCCGAGACCAATGCCTAAATTGGTTGCAAGCTGTAGAACTGGTGTGATGGACGGAATGGAAGTGAAAAACCTTAGTTCTGAAAAAGCACAGGAAGGTAGAAAGGCTGTGACCGAATTCCTTTTGGTCAATCACCCTTTGGATTGCCCTGTTTGTGATCAGGCAGGAGAATGTCATCTTCAGGATCTTGGCTACGAGCACGGAAACCTGGAGACCAGAACTGAGTTCGAAAGAAATACCTATGATGCAGACGACATTGGTCCAAACATCAAATTGAATATGAACCGTTGCATCCTTTGCGCAAGATGCGTATTGGCAGCGAATCAATTGACGGAGAAAAGAGAGCACGGAATCCTTTACAGAGGAGACCACGCAGAGATCTCTACAATGTTGAACAAAGCTTTGGACAACGATTTCATCGGAAACGTGATCGATGTTTGTCCGGTTGGAGCTTTGACAGACAGAACGGCGAGATTCACCAGCAGAGTTTGGTTCACAAAACCTTACAACGCAACTTGTTCTTGTACAAAATGTAGCGGAAAAGCGGTCGTTTGGATGAAAGGTAATGAAGTGGTGAGAGTAACGGCTAGAAAAGACCAATACGGTGAAGTTGAAGAATGGATCTGTGACGAATGTCGTTTCCACAAAAAAGATACTGCACTTTGGAACATCGAAGGACCAAGACATATCGACAGACATTCTGTGATCTCTCTAAATCATTATGAGAAAAAAACAGACAGCTACAATGTTTTAGAAAATTTTGAAGCCAAAGAAATTGGTGTTTCAGACGAAAAAGAAATTGAAAAATTAGATAATGAGACGATTTGA
- the nuoH gene encoding NADH-quinone oxidoreductase subunit NuoH, with protein sequence MELLTFKIILVLALFLLALTIAAYSTWAERKVAAIMQDRIGPNRSGPFGLLQPLADGGKFFFKEDFTPQHAEKFLFILGPSLVMFISLITGAVIPWGKTLNIGGNSFDLQVANIDVGVLFIIGMASIGVYGIMIGGWASNNKYSLLGAIRASSQMISYELAMGLALLSIIMMTGSLDLKMISETQATGKIWGFIPAISGINWNILYQPLAFLIFFVAALAETNRHPFDLPECESELVTGYSTEYSSMKLGLYMFGEYVNMFISNAFIVVLFFGGYNYPGIDWVTQNWGENAAGILSIVAFLTKTIVGILIFMWIRWTLPRFRYDQLMHLGWKTLIPLALVNLMITGAVILAFGN encoded by the coding sequence ATGGAATTACTGACTTTTAAAATCATATTGGTACTTGCTCTATTCCTTCTGGCGCTTACGATTGCAGCCTACTCTACTTGGGCAGAAAGAAAAGTGGCCGCTATTATGCAGGACAGGATCGGACCAAACAGATCGGGACCTTTCGGATTGTTGCAACCGTTGGCAGATGGTGGTAAATTTTTCTTCAAAGAGGATTTTACGCCACAACACGCTGAGAAATTCCTTTTTATATTAGGACCTTCTTTGGTGATGTTTATTTCATTGATCACTGGTGCAGTGATTCCTTGGGGTAAAACATTGAACATTGGCGGAAATTCTTTTGATCTTCAAGTTGCAAATATCGATGTTGGCGTTTTGTTCATTATCGGAATGGCTTCCATCGGTGTCTACGGAATTATGATCGGAGGCTGGGCTTCGAATAACAAATATTCATTGCTTGGTGCCATTAGAGCTTCTTCTCAGATGATCTCTTACGAGTTGGCAATGGGATTGGCACTTCTTTCTATCATTATGATGACAGGAAGTTTGGACCTAAAAATGATCTCTGAAACTCAGGCCACTGGAAAAATCTGGGGATTCATTCCTGCAATTTCCGGGATCAACTGGAATATTCTTTACCAACCATTGGCATTCTTAATATTTTTTGTTGCAGCTTTGGCAGAAACCAACCGTCACCCATTCGATCTACCTGAATGTGAATCTGAGTTGGTAACTGGCTACTCCACCGAATATTCTTCAATGAAATTAGGATTGTATATGTTTGGGGAATATGTGAATATGTTCATTTCAAATGCATTCATCGTAGTTCTTTTCTTCGGAGGTTACAACTATCCTGGAATCGATTGGGTCACTCAGAACTGGGGAGAAAATGCAGCTGGGATTTTGAGTATTGTGGCTTTCCTGACAAAAACAATCGTAGGAATCCTGATCTTTATGTGGATCAGATGGACACTTCCAAGATTCAGATATGACCAATTGATGCACCTTGGATGGAAAACTTTGATTCCATTGGCATTGGTAAACCTAATGATCACTGGTGCTGTGATTTTGGCATTTGGAAATTAA
- a CDS encoding NADH-quinone oxidoreductase subunit I — MKLTNRSKVVSNKEMTLGEKIYLPAIFKGMGITLKHAVRTVVKRAPNVYSYPEVQKPRAEIWRGQHVLKRDEEGRERCTACGLCAVACPAEAITMTAGERTKEEKHLYREEKYAEIYEINMLRCIFCGMCEEACPKSAIYLTDRLVDVEQNRNSFIYGKDKLVEKINARIDITERQSEKQKNAVK, encoded by the coding sequence ATGAAACTTACGAACAGATCAAAAGTTGTTTCGAATAAAGAAATGACCTTGGGCGAAAAGATCTACCTACCTGCGATTTTCAAAGGTATGGGGATCACGTTGAAGCACGCTGTGAGAACCGTTGTAAAACGCGCTCCAAACGTATATTCTTATCCTGAGGTTCAAAAACCAAGAGCAGAAATCTGGAGAGGCCAGCACGTTTTGAAGCGTGACGAAGAAGGCAGAGAAAGATGTACAGCGTGTGGACTTTGTGCCGTGGCTTGTCCTGCGGAAGCGATCACAATGACAGCCGGCGAGAGAACCAAGGAAGAAAAACACCTTTACAGAGAAGAAAAATATGCTGAGATCTACGAGATCAATATGCTAAGATGCATCTTCTGCGGAATGTGTGAAGAGGCTTGTCCTAAATCCGCGATCTACCTAACGGACAGATTGGTGGACGTGGAACAAAACAGAAATTCTTTCATCTACGGAAAAGATAAACTGGTTGAGAAAATTAATGCAAGGATTGACATCACAGAAAGACAATCTGAGAAACAAAAAAATGCAGTAAAATAA
- a CDS encoding NADH-quinone oxidoreductase subunit J: MDQILFFIVAFLAIASAVYFVFAKNPMYAILSLIVTMFSIAGMYILLNAQFLGIVQIIVYTGAIMVLFLYILMMLNLNAEDESKKQNLPKFIGIFSVCILFVGMLGAYKGLSGKTVAEGNIDYSVGLTKNLGRLLFNEYVLPFELASILILAGIVGAVLIGKKDL; encoded by the coding sequence ATGGATCAGATTTTATTTTTTATCGTAGCGTTTTTAGCCATCGCAAGTGCAGTTTACTTTGTATTTGCAAAAAATCCAATGTACGCGATCCTTTCCCTGATTGTTACGATGTTCTCCATTGCGGGAATGTACATTCTTCTGAACGCGCAATTCTTAGGTATAGTTCAAATCATTGTTTACACAGGAGCAATTATGGTTTTGTTCCTTTATATATTAATGATGTTGAATCTGAATGCAGAAGACGAAAGCAAAAAGCAGAACCTTCCGAAGTTCATCGGGATCTTCTCAGTTTGTATTTTGTTTGTTGGGATGTTGGGTGCTTACAAAGGCCTTAGCGGAAAAACAGTAGCAGAAGGCAACATCGATTATTCTGTGGGATTGACAAAAAATCTTGGAAGATTATTGTTTAACGAATATGTATTGCCATTCGAATTGGCTTCTATCCTGATTTTAGCAGGAATTGTAGGTGCTGTTCTAATTGGTAAAAAAGATTTATAA
- the nuoK gene encoding NADH-quinone oxidoreductase subunit NuoK yields the protein MGGDVNTFIQQVPLEYFIILCTLLFCLGVLGVLVRKNAIVILGCVELMLNSVNLLLAAFSAYNGDGNGQLLVFFIMVVAAAEVAVGLAIIAMMYRNTKSVDVSIFNKLRG from the coding sequence ATGGGAGGAGACGTAAATACATTTATACAGCAAGTGCCTTTGGAATATTTCATTATTCTGTGTACGCTTCTGTTTTGTCTTGGTGTTTTGGGAGTTTTGGTTCGTAAAAATGCCATCGTGATATTAGGATGTGTAGAATTGATGCTTAATTCCGTGAATCTTTTATTGGCAGCATTTTCTGCTTACAATGGTGATGGCAACGGTCAGCTTTTGGTATTTTTCATAATGGTAGTTGCCGCAGCAGAAGTAGCTGTAGGATTGGCCATTATCGCAATGATGTACAGAAATACCAAATCTGTGGACGTAAGTATTTTTAATAAATTAAGAGGATAA
- the nuoL gene encoding NADH-quinone oxidoreductase subunit L, whose amino-acid sequence MENLVYAIVLLPLIGFLINGLFGKNLPKMVVGGLATLVVFASFVITASIFFGFKNDSAPVVIKAFEWFTVAGIQVNFGFQVDQLSLMMVMIITGIGSLIHLYSIGYMSHDKGFYKFFTYLNLFIFSMLLLVLGSNYLILFIGWEGVGLCSYLLIGFWYTNEEYGKAARKAFIMNRIGDLGLLIGIFAIAANVNAIDYLSVAQNASSFELDGTVIIFITASLFIGATGKSAQVPLYTWLPDAMAGPTPVSALIHAATMVTAGIYLVVRSNFLFVLAPTVQDGILLIGFLTAALAGFYALRQNDIKKVLAYSTVSQLGFMFIALGLGAYSTAMFHVMTHAFFKALLFLGAGSVIHAMSNEQDMRFMGGLKKYIPITHITFLIGTLAISGFPLLSGMISKDEILVAAYAKNPIYWVMLFILAAITATYMFRLYYLTFHGEFRGTEDQKHHLHESPANMTLPLIVLAVLSVVGGFINLPHFIGHGNYAKLMEWLKPVLTDESFKQMENTLSGVPFNTEMILLGATIIMFFTVWFFVKNTYVKKQKRALPEDQYTGWEKLSARKLFVDEIYNACIVRPFEEAGKAAAMFDKAVLDPIVNFIGLGAADSGRAAKRLQNGNVENYVLIMSLAVGIVLIVNFLLK is encoded by the coding sequence ATGGAAAATTTAGTTTACGCGATCGTACTTTTACCTTTAATTGGATTTCTCATCAACGGACTTTTCGGGAAAAACCTTCCGAAGATGGTTGTTGGAGGATTGGCAACATTGGTAGTTTTCGCTTCGTTTGTTATCACAGCAAGTATATTTTTCGGATTCAAAAATGACAGCGCACCTGTTGTCATCAAAGCATTCGAATGGTTCACAGTAGCGGGTATTCAGGTTAATTTCGGATTCCAAGTCGATCAATTGTCATTAATGATGGTAATGATTATCACAGGAATTGGTTCATTGATTCACCTCTACTCTATTGGTTATATGAGCCACGACAAAGGATTTTATAAGTTTTTTACTTATCTGAATCTCTTCATTTTCTCGATGTTGCTTTTGGTTTTAGGTAGCAATTATCTGATCTTGTTTATCGGTTGGGAAGGTGTTGGACTTTGTTCTTACTTATTGATCGGATTCTGGTACACCAACGAGGAATATGGAAAAGCAGCAAGAAAAGCTTTCATTATGAACCGTATTGGTGACCTAGGATTGTTGATCGGGATCTTTGCCATTGCAGCAAACGTTAACGCTATCGATTATCTTTCTGTAGCTCAAAATGCTTCCAGCTTCGAATTGGACGGAACAGTGATCATCTTTATCACTGCAAGTTTATTTATCGGAGCAACTGGGAAATCTGCTCAGGTGCCATTATACACTTGGTTGCCAGACGCGATGGCTGGACCAACACCTGTTTCTGCATTGATCCACGCAGCGACGATGGTAACAGCTGGTATTTATTTGGTAGTAAGATCTAACTTCTTGTTTGTCCTTGCACCAACAGTTCAGGACGGAATTTTATTAATTGGATTCTTGACTGCAGCATTGGCTGGTTTCTACGCACTTCGTCAAAACGATATCAAAAAAGTATTGGCATATTCTACAGTTTCTCAACTTGGTTTTATGTTCATCGCTTTAGGTTTAGGCGCCTATTCAACAGCAATGTTCCACGTGATGACGCACGCTTTCTTCAAAGCTTTGTTATTCTTAGGGGCAGGTTCTGTAATTCACGCGATGAGCAACGAGCAGGATATGCGTTTTATGGGAGGCTTGAAAAAATATATTCCAATCACGCATATTACATTCCTGATCGGAACTTTGGCAATCTCAGGATTCCCATTATTATCAGGGATGATCTCCAAAGATGAAATCTTGGTGGCAGCTTATGCTAAAAATCCAATTTATTGGGTGATGTTATTCATCTTGGCGGCTATCACTGCAACTTATATGTTCAGATTGTATTACTTGACTTTCCACGGCGAGTTCAGAGGTACAGAAGATCAAAAGCACCATTTGCACGAGAGTCCTGCAAATATGACTTTACCATTGATTGTTTTGGCTGTCCTTTCAGTAGTTGGAGGTTTTATTAATCTTCCTCACTTTATCGGTCACGGAAATTATGCCAAATTAATGGAATGGCTGAAACCTGTTTTGACGGATGAAAGTTTCAAACAAATGGAAAATACACTTTCCGGAGTTCCATTCAATACAGAAATGATTCTTTTGGGAGCTACGATCATAATGTTCTTCACAGTTTGGTTCTTTGTTAAAAACACTTATGTGAAAAAACAAAAAAGAGCACTTCCTGAAGATCAATACACAGGTTGGGAAAAATTATCGGCGAGAAAATTATTCGTGGATGAAATCTACAACGCCTGCATCGTAAGACCTTTTGAGGAAGCTGGTAAAGCAGCAGCGATGTTTGATAAAGCAGTTCTGGATCCTATCGTGAATTTCATAGGACTTGGCGCGGCAGATTCTGGAAGAGCGGCAAAACGCCTTCAGAACGGAAATGTAGAAAACTATGTGCTGATTATGTCGTTGGCTGTAGGTATCGTATTAATTGTTAACTTTTTATTGAAATAA
- a CDS encoding NADH-quinone oxidoreductase subunit M: protein MSYLLLTLLLLPLVGSGLLFFWKNASSKYIALAFALAQMFLAFYMLGSFDFNPTVDAPLQYEITYPWSSYIKSSLNFGIDGMSMLMVLLTNILVPLIVLSSYNESKGYPNSFYALILLMQFGLLGVFTSLDGLLFYIFWEITLIPIWLIAGIWGQEDKRIKFTTKFFVYTFVGSLFMLIGLIYVYNHAASFALTDLYNANLNINEQNVIFWFIFFAFAVKLPVFPFHTWQPDTYTYSPTQGSMLLSGIMLKMAVYGVLRYLLPITPLAIGGISGEIVIILSVIGIIYGALIAMISTDSKRLIAFSSLSHVGLIVAGIFASAVVTMRTGLTFEGGQGAMIQSFAHGINVVGLFYCADILYKRFKTRDIRKMGGLAKVAPKFAILFMIILLGATGVPLTNGFIGEFILLKSVYTYNHLMAVLAGLTIILCAAYMLRFYGKAMFGKGDDSVLATTKDVSNVEFTVLASLSVFVIVLGVYPQPVIEMVTSSVSFIYSSMIN from the coding sequence ATGTCTTATTTACTATTAACATTATTACTGTTACCTCTTGTAGGTTCGGGTTTACTCTTTTTCTGGAAAAATGCTTCCAGTAAATATATCGCATTGGCCTTTGCCCTTGCACAGATGTTTTTAGCATTTTATATGTTGGGAAGTTTCGATTTCAATCCAACGGTGGATGCGCCATTGCAATACGAGATCACTTATCCTTGGTCCAGCTACATCAAAAGTAGTCTGAATTTCGGGATAGATGGAATGAGTATGCTGATGGTCCTATTGACGAACATCTTGGTTCCATTGATTGTTTTGTCTTCTTACAATGAATCGAAAGGCTATCCAAATTCTTTCTATGCACTGATATTATTGATGCAATTCGGATTGTTGGGTGTTTTCACTTCTTTGGACGGATTGTTATTCTACATCTTCTGGGAAATAACTTTGATCCCAATCTGGTTGATCGCCGGAATCTGGGGACAAGAGGACAAGAGAATCAAATTCACGACAAAATTCTTTGTGTACACCTTCGTAGGATCTTTGTTTATGTTGATCGGTTTGATCTATGTTTACAACCACGCTGCGTCTTTCGCATTGACAGATCTTTATAATGCAAACCTTAACATCAACGAGCAGAATGTGATTTTCTGGTTCATCTTCTTTGCATTTGCAGTGAAGTTACCAGTTTTTCCTTTCCACACTTGGCAACCTGACACGTATACCTACTCTCCTACTCAAGGATCGATGTTGCTATCAGGAATTATGCTGAAGATGGCGGTTTATGGTGTCTTAAGATATCTATTACCAATCACACCATTAGCAATCGGCGGAATTTCAGGCGAAATCGTGATCATACTTTCAGTAATCGGAATTATCTACGGTGCTTTGATTGCAATGATCTCTACAGACAGCAAACGATTGATTGCTTTCTCCTCTCTTTCCCACGTCGGATTGATTGTCGCAGGTATTTTTGCCTCAGCAGTTGTAACAATGAGAACAGGATTGACTTTCGAAGGTGGACAAGGCGCGATGATCCAGAGTTTTGCTCACGGGATCAACGTTGTCGGATTGTTCTATTGCGCAGATATTCTTTATAAAAGATTCAAAACAAGAGACATCAGAAAAATGGGTGGTTTGGCAAAAGTCGCTCCTAAGTTTGCGATCCTGTTTATGATCATCTTACTTGGTGCAACTGGAGTTCCATTGACAAATGGTTTCATCGGAGAATTTATCTTGTTGAAATCAGTATATACCTACAACCATTTGATGGCAGTTTTAGCTGGACTGACAATCATTCTTTGCGCCGCATATATGTTGAGATTCTACGGAAAAGCAATGTTTGGCAAAGGTGACGATTCAGTTTTGGCGACTACAAAAGATGTAAGCAATGTAGAGTTCACAGTTTTGGCAAGTTTATCAGTTTTCGTCATTGTTTTGGGGGTTTATCCTCAACCAGTGATAGAAATGGTAACGAGCTCTGTGAGTTTCATTTATTCATCAATGATCAATTAA
- a CDS encoding NADH-quinone oxidoreductase subunit N, whose amino-acid sequence MGVLIVLFLTAILVLFSGVFEKGKYARYIGIAGLIVGLYVSFLPECEFFAQYRSMYEYGDNAQLFTKISIVATSLLFFLGGFAFSNHRSHQSELYALMLFALCGGVVLFGFQNLVTLFLGIEILSIPLYVMAGANKTDLRSTEASMKYFLMGAFATGFLLFGVALVYGSAGSFDLYTIHDFAINNPKNLMLIMGAILMLCALAFKVSLAPFHMWSPDVYQGSPSLITAFMASVVKIAGFFALFKLMTIAFNGIAGDWINILGVFIILTLLLANVMGLVQTNAKRMLAYSSVSHAGYIALIFFGINNFSTYILGYYLFAYSLATVGVFISLLWVEKIKKETSFTAFNGLGKREPVLAVVSTVSMLSMAGIPLTAGFIGKLGIFNQAIGGHYEFLVLIAVLGSALSIAYYLRLIIAMFFYKEDNFNTTEKASITYNIVSVVIILALVSMGIVPDLFAKIFGL is encoded by the coding sequence ATGGGTGTTTTAATAGTTTTATTCCTTACGGCAATTCTTGTATTATTCTCGGGTGTTTTCGAGAAAGGAAAATACGCAAGATACATCGGGATCGCAGGATTGATCGTTGGTTTATATGTCAGTTTCCTTCCAGAATGTGAATTTTTTGCGCAGTACAGATCGATGTATGAATACGGAGACAATGCTCAATTGTTCACAAAAATTTCTATTGTAGCAACTTCACTTTTGTTTTTTTTAGGAGGATTTGCATTCAGCAATCACAGAAGCCATCAGTCAGAGTTGTACGCTTTGATGTTGTTCGCACTTTGCGGAGGCGTTGTATTATTCGGATTCCAAAACTTGGTTACATTGTTCTTAGGAATCGAGATTCTATCCATTCCATTGTACGTAATGGCTGGAGCTAACAAAACTGATCTACGTTCTACAGAAGCTTCGATGAAATATTTCCTGATGGGCGCATTTGCAACAGGTTTCTTGTTGTTCGGAGTTGCTTTGGTTTATGGAAGCGCAGGAAGTTTTGATCTTTACACAATCCACGATTTCGCCATCAACAATCCAAAAAATTTGATGTTGATAATGGGAGCAATCTTGATGTTGTGTGCATTGGCATTCAAAGTTTCATTGGCACCATTTCATATGTGGAGTCCTGACGTTTACCAAGGTTCGCCTTCACTGATTACCGCTTTTATGGCATCAGTGGTTAAAATTGCAGGTTTCTTCGCACTATTCAAATTGATGACAATCGCTTTCAACGGAATTGCCGGAGATTGGATTAATATTTTAGGCGTTTTCATCATCTTAACTTTATTATTAGCAAACGTAATGGGATTGGTTCAGACCAATGCGAAAAGAATGCTCGCCTACTCTTCCGTTTCCCACGCAGGTTACATCGCTTTGATATTCTTCGGAATCAATAATTTCTCAACTTACATTTTAGGATATTATTTATTTGCATATTCATTGGCAACGGTTGGTGTTTTCATCAGTTTGCTTTGGGTAGAGAAAATCAAAAAAGAAACTTCTTTCACAGCTTTTAATGGACTTGGAAAGAGAGAGCCAGTTTTAGCAGTCGTTTCCACAGTTTCTATGTTATCAATGGCTGGAATTCCGTTAACTGCTGGTTTCATCGGGAAATTAGGAATTTTCAACCAGGCGATTGGCGGACATTATGAGTTCTTGGTTTTGATCGCCGTTTTAGGTTCTGCGTTGAGTATCGCTTATTATTTAAGATTGATTATCGCAATGTTCTTCTACAAAGAAGACAATTTCAACACGACAGAAAAAGCGAGTATTACTTATAACATCGTATCTGTAGTCATTATTTTGGCG